Proteins encoded within one genomic window of Pristiophorus japonicus isolate sPriJap1 chromosome 11, sPriJap1.hap1, whole genome shotgun sequence:
- the hmbsb gene encoding hydroxymethylbilane synthase, b: protein MLLSITVVAMTTIGDKILDTALSKIGEKSLFTKELETALEKNEVDLVVHSLKDLPTTLPPGFTIGAICKREIPFDAVVLHPSHAGKSLGTLVERSIVGTSSLRRAAQLKRRFPHLEFKDIRGNLNTRLKKLDEKDDYSAIVLAAAGLRRMGWDSRISQILEPEDCMYAVGQGALGVEVRMNDSEVLDMVSTLHHTETVLRCIAERSFMKHLEGGCSVPVAVHTVINGNQLYLTGAVYSLDGSDSLKDTMQTSVSTQTQDEECGDDDAQHVGVTAKRIPQSSQAAAEKLGIDLANLLLSKGAKEILTVARQLNDAR from the exons ATGCTGCTTTCTATCACCGTAGTTGCCATGACAACCATTGGAGACAAAATTCTGGACACCGCTCTCTCAAAG ATTGGCGAGAAGAGTCTATTCACAAAGGAGCTGGAAACTGCGTTGGAGAAGAATGA GGTTGACCTGGTAGTTCACTCTCTGAAGGACCTGCCAACCACCCTCCCTCCTGGGTTTACAATTGGAGCCATCTGCAA GCGCGAGATTCCTTTCGATGCTGTCGTTCTGCACCCGAGCCATGCGGGGAAATCCCTGGGCACACTGGTGGAGAGGAG CATCGTGGGAACTAGTTCTTTACGCCGAGCCGCACAGCTCAAGAGGAGATTTCCTCACCTGGAATTCAAGGATATC AGAGGCAATTTGAACACGCGGTTGAAGAAGCTTGACGAGAAAGATGATTACAGTGCCATTGTGCTGGCAGCAGCGGGTCTGCGGAGGATGGGCTGGGATAGTCGCATCAGCCAG ATTCTGGAGCCTGAAGATTGTATGTACGCTGTGGGCCAG GGTGCCCTGGGTGTGGAAGTGAGAATGAATGACTCTGAAGTCCTGGACATGGTATCTACTCTTCACCACACAGAAACAGTCCTACGCTGCATTGCCGAGCGTTCCTTCATGAAGCACCTG GAGGGAGGCTGCAGTGTACCAGTTGCTGTTCACACTGTCATTAATGGAAATCAG CTCTACCTCACAGGGGCTGTGTACAGTCTCGATGGATCCGACAGCCTGAAAGATACGATGCAAACAAGTGTATCTACTCAAACCCAG GATGAAGAATGTGGCGATGATGATGCTCAGCATGTTGGGGTCACGGCGAAGAGAATTCCCCAAAGTTCGCAGGCAGCGGCTGAAAAACTCGGGATAGACTTAGCCAATCTCCTGCTGAGCAAAGGGGCCAAGGAGATTCTGACTGTTGCTAGGCAGCTGAATGACGCAAGATAA